Proteins encoded in a region of the Triticum aestivum cultivar Chinese Spring unplaced genomic scaffold, IWGSC CS RefSeq v2.1 scaffold251162, whole genome shotgun sequence genome:
- the LOC123176266 gene encoding uncharacterized protein (The sequence of the model RefSeq protein was modified relative to this genomic sequence to represent the inferred CDS: added 76 bases not found in genome assembly): MSHLQRGEGGAGRRCTARLRYQIHASDEGSGPARSRTTRLHPQIKHDEDGAGVACNRRSRKRHHRRGKRLRARTHASEEGDGTSRETPASLPDSEDMLREILLRLPLDLYSLPRASAVCKQWRGILADPKFLRRFYAHHRKPPLLGFFHYGSTQIAFMPVLAPAPDRITPGRFSLGHYSKCILLDSRHGRALVLDLQHEEVVVCDPITNKHHRVPIPPEFTECFFNAAVLCAASYQGHVHGGCHLCPFKVVLVSYRDNTHPYASVYSSETTTWGNVISTVASDDTIFGPCCSTLVDNVLYWPAK, from the coding sequence ATGAGCCACCTCCAACGCGGCGAGGGTGGCGCCGGCCGCCGCTGCACAGCGCGCCTCCGTTACCAGATCCATGCGAGCGACGAGGGATCCGGACCGGCTCGCTCACGCACCACGCGCCTCCATCCCCAAATCAAACACGACGAGGATGGCGCCGGAGTGGCCTGCAACCGCCGCAGCCGTAAGCGCCACCATCGGCGCGGTAAGCGCCTCCGCGCCCGGACCCACGCTAGCGAGGAGGGCGACGGCACCTCGCGGGAGACACCTGCCTCCCTGCCGGACAGCGAAGATATGCTCCGGGAGATCCTCCTCCGGCTCCCCCTGGACCTATACTCTCTCCCCCGCGCCTCCGCCGTGTGCAAGCAGTGGCGAGGCATCCTCGCCGACCCCAAGTTCCTCCGCCGGTTCTACGCGCACCACCGCAAGCCGCCCCTCCTTGGCTTCTTCCATTACGGCAGCACACAGATTGCGTTCATGCCCGTCCTGGCCCCTGCTCCCGACCGCATCACCCCTGGGCGCTTCTCCCTTGGACACTATAGCAAATGCATCCTGCTTGATTCTCGCCACGGCCGCGCCCTCGTCTTAGACTTGCAGCATGAAGAGGTCGTCGTTTGTGACCCTATCACCAACAAACATCACCGCGTGCCCATTCCGCCTGAGTTCACCGAATGCTTCTTTAACGCGGCAGTGCTTTGTGCTGCTAGCTACCAGGGCCATGTGCACGGCGGCTGCCACTTATGCCCCTTCAAGGTGGTCTTGGTGTCCTATAGAGACAATACGCACCCCTATGCAAGCGTTTACTCCTCGGAGACTACCACATGGGGCAATGTCATCTCAAC